The following proteins are co-located in the Microplitis demolitor isolate Queensland-Clemson2020A chromosome 5, iyMicDemo2.1a, whole genome shotgun sequence genome:
- the LOC103580582 gene encoding elongation of very long chain fatty acids protein 7, whose protein sequence is MANFIKMVVTNYHEIVGDHKDPVVDSWFLMSSPGPVLAILATYLLFVLKVGPKMMESRPAFQLKNILILYNAFQVIFSVWLVSLAMNDQFLNSVYPSSCRRDNVVPDQRTQQLISSGAWWYFFAKIIELLDTVFFVLRKKYNQVSFLHVYHHTITALFSWCYLKYLPGEQGLLIGFLNSTVHIVMYTYYLIAALGPQYRKYLWWKKYMTWMQLIQFGLMLIYLIVILAMDCAMPKALTYFFVTNVIIFIYLFSDFYRKSYIKKKKV, encoded by the exons atCCAGTAGTAGACTCGTGGTTTCTCATGAGTTCACCGGGACCTGTCCTTGCCATTCTTGCCACCTATCTCCTCTTTGTTTTAAAAGTTGGACCAAAGATGATGGAATCAAGGCCGGCTTTCCAACTCAAAAACATACTAATACTCTACAATGCTTTTCAAGTTATATTTAGCGTTTGGCTCGTATCCTTG GCCATGAATGATCAGTTTCTCAATTCCGTATATCCGAGCAGTTGCAGAAGAGATAATGTGGTTCCAGATCAACGTACACAACAATTA ATTTCATCGGGGGCATGGTGGTATTTTTTCGCTAAAATAATTGAACTTCTCGACACC gtttTCTTTGTTCTTcgtaaaaaatacaatcaagTTTCGTTTCTTCACGTATATCACCACACGATAACAGCTCTCTTCTCATGGtgttacttaaaatatttgccAGGAGAACAGGGTCTTCTAATCGGTTTCTTAAACTCGACAGTACATATAGTCATGTATACTTACTACTTAATTGCAGCTTTAGGACCTCAATATAGAaaatacttatggtggaaaaAATACATGACCTGGATGCAACTG ATTCAATTCGGTCTTATGCTCATCTACTTGATAGTAATTCTTGCTATGGACTGTGCGATGCCAAAAGCTCTCACATACTTCTTTGTTACAaacgttattattttcatttatctcTTCAGTGATTTCTATCGAAAATCTTatattaagaaaaagaaagtttAA
- the LOC103580573 gene encoding elongation of very long chain fatty acids protein 7 has product MNVSGSPLSSKMSNIYNNSLVHFWQHVFHDVADPRTRDWFLMSSPVPGASIMFGYLYFVLSWGPRHMEHRKPYKLKNTLVIYNFLQVILSIWLFWEGLDAAWLKKYSWKCEPVDYSNTPEALRVARGVYMYFLAKISELLDTVFFVLRKKERQITFLHMYHHTVMPLISWGATKYYPGGHGTFIGVINSFVHIIMYTYYLLAALVPQYQQYLWWKKYITTLQMGQFCLAFVHSLQLLIYDCEYPRWSLLLILPNVTFFYFLFFDFYKKAYVPQDKKKDDDLQINGNENLWKKNNKINEKDDIRKTITNNISNGKLKRG; this is encoded by the exons ATGAATGTTAGTGGAAGCCCATTGAGTAGCAAAATGTCTAATATCTACAACAATTCTCTTGTTCATTTCTGGCAACACGTATTTCATGATGTGGCAG atCCGAGAACACGAGATTGGTTCCTGATGTCTTCTCCAGTGCCTGGTGCTAGTATCATGTTCGGATACCTTTACTTTGTTCTTTCATGGGGTCCTCGACATATGGAACACCGTAAACCTTACAAACTTAAAAACACACTcgttatttacaattttctgcAAGTTATTCTCAGCATCTGGCTCTTTTGGGAAGGTCTTGATGCTGCTTGGTTAAAAAAGTATAGTTGGAAATGCGAACCTGTGGATTATTCTAATACTCCCGAAGCATTAAGG GTTGCAAGAGGAGTTTATATGTATTTCTTAGCGAAAATATCCGAACTTCTTGATACcgtttttttcgttttaagaaaaaaagagagaCAAATAACTTTCTTACATATGTATCATCACACTGTTATGCCATTAATATCGTGGGGAGCGACTAAATATTATCCCGGTGGACATGGGACTTTTATTG gtgTAATTAATAGTTTTGTCCATATTATTATGTATACGTATTACTTATTGGCAGCTTTGGTGCCTCAATATCAACAATATCTTTGGTGGAAAAAGTATATCACAACTTTGCAAATG ggGCAATTTTGTCTTGCTTTTGTGCACAGTTTACAATTACTGATTTATGATTGTGAATATCCAAGATGGTCTCTCCTTCTTATTTTACCTAATGTTACGTTCTTCTACTTCCtctttttcgatttttacaaaaaagctTATGTACCACAAGATAAGAAAAAAGATGATGATTTACAAATAAACGGAAACgaaaatttatggaaaaaaaataataaaatcaatgaaaaagaTGACATTAGAAAAACGATTACTAATAATATATCAAATGGTAAACTTAAACGAGGAtga